A DNA window from Paramormyrops kingsleyae isolate MSU_618 chromosome 10, PKINGS_0.4, whole genome shotgun sequence contains the following coding sequences:
- the LOC111834589 gene encoding uncharacterized protein isoform X1: MTVSLYLHLINCLTQSLLICGMSPVFGLFLIMATAAHGSAGSDSDIITHYVVLGRPAFIQLINGASGYELIFKKDGNLIFSFKKDAIFFQENWGSQFIFYMNGTLMIIKAERSFSGIYTLNIFDSDGTSLRSERFRLIIEGSAGSDSTNKTHYVALGRPAFIQLINGASGYELTLQKDGTVIFSFRKNINFRENWGSQFNFYMNGTLMITKAERNLSGIYTLGVFNLDGMNIRKETLNLIIEVPVTPPALSPLCLPHGELRVSCSSPVGDNPQYSWLLDGLPLNHSRPVYDDGKGAVILGKNTSGELTCTAKNNVSVANTTEMLPSCAVDTMPMLLAALGTMVLLPILTVGVYSYCRKRPHVQAEGQK; encoded by the exons ATGACAGTCAGCTTATATCTCCACTTGATAAACTGTTTAACTCAAAGTCTCTTGATCTGTGGAATGTCTCCCGTTTTTGGACTTTTCTTAATAATGGCAACAGCAGCACATG GTTCTGCGGGTTCAGACAGTGACATTATAACACATTATGTAGTTCTGGGACGACCTGCATTTATACAGCTGATAAATGGAGCAAGTGGCTATGAGCTAATATTCAAAAAGGATGGAAATctgattttcagttttaaaaaggACGCCATTTTTTTTCAAGAAAATTGGGGAtctcaatttattttttatatgaatGGCACCTTGATGATCATCAAGGCAGAAAGAAGCTTTTCTGGCATTTATACTTTGAATATATTTGACTCAGACGGAACCAGTTTACGAAGTGAAAGATTCCGCTTGATCATTGAAG GTTCTGCAGGCTCAGACAGCACCAATAAAACACATTATGTAGCTCTGGGACGACCTGCATTTATACAGCTGATAAATGGAGCCAGTGGCTATGAGCTAACGCTACAAAAGGATGGAACTGTGATTTTCAGTTTTAGAAAGAACATTAATTTTCGAGAAAATTGGGGATCTCagtttaatttttatatgaacGGCACCTTGATGATCACCAAGGCAGAAAGAAACCTTTCTGGCATTTATACTTTGGGAGTATTTAACTTGGATGGCATGAATATACGAAAAGAAACATTGAACTTGATCATTGAAG TGCCTGTAACCCCCCCAGCTCTGTCTCCACTCTGCCTGCCCCACGGAGAGCTGAGGGTGTCCTGCTCCTCCCCAGTGGGGGATAATCCCCAGTACTCCTGGCTTCTGGATGGTTTGCCCCTGAATCACTCCAGGCCCGTTTATGATGATGGGAAAGGAGCTGTCATTCTGGGAAAGAACACGTCCGGAGAGCTCACCTGTACGGCCAAGAATAACGTCAGTGTGGCAAATACCACAGAGATGCTCCCCAGCTGTGCAG TTGATACAATGCCAATGCTTTTGGCAGCACTGGGAACAATGGTCCTACTTCCAATATTGACAGTGGGGGTTTACAGTTACTGCAGGAAGAGACCCCATGTGCAGGCAGAAGGTCAGAAATGA